In Mastigocladopsis repens PCC 10914, a single window of DNA contains:
- a CDS encoding HesA/MoeB/ThiF family protein → MVNLTPTELERYRRQMMLPNFGETAQKRLKSATVLVTGVGGLGGTAALYLAVAGVGRLILVRGGDLRLDDMNRQVLMTHDWVGKPRVFKAKETLEAINPDVQVEAVHEYVTPENVDSLVQSADMALDCAHNFTERDLLNEACVRWRKPMVEAAMDGMEAYLTTIIPGVTPCLSCLFPEKPDWDRRGFAVVGAVSGTLACLAALEAIKLITGFSQPLSSELLTIDLTQMEFVKRRSYRDRSCPVCGNTAPWRYSQSNPMEPTSIANK, encoded by the coding sequence GTGGTAAACCTAACGCCTACCGAATTGGAACGGTACCGTCGTCAAATGATGCTTCCTAATTTTGGTGAAACAGCACAGAAGCGCCTCAAGTCAGCGACGGTTCTGGTGACAGGTGTGGGAGGATTGGGCGGTACAGCTGCGCTATACCTTGCGGTAGCTGGCGTTGGGCGGCTGATTCTGGTTCGGGGTGGTGACCTGCGGCTTGATGATATGAATCGTCAGGTTCTAATGACGCACGATTGGGTGGGTAAGCCCAGAGTATTCAAAGCAAAAGAAACTCTGGAAGCCATCAATCCTGATGTCCAGGTGGAAGCAGTTCATGAGTATGTCACCCCGGAAAATGTAGACTCCTTGGTGCAATCAGCGGATATGGCTCTTGATTGCGCTCATAATTTTACGGAGCGCGATTTATTAAATGAAGCTTGTGTGCGCTGGCGTAAGCCTATGGTGGAAGCAGCAATGGACGGTATGGAGGCTTACTTGACCACGATTATTCCTGGTGTGACTCCGTGTTTATCTTGTCTGTTTCCTGAAAAACCTGATTGGGATAGACGTGGCTTTGCAGTTGTGGGTGCTGTTTCTGGAACACTGGCTTGTTTGGCGGCGTTGGAGGCTATCAAGCTCATCACTGGGTTTAGTCAACCTCTGTCGTCAGAACTTTTGACAATTGACTTAACCCAGATGGAATTTGTCAAGCGCCGTTCTTACCGCGATCGCTCTTGTCCAGTATGTGGTAACACTGCTCCTTGGAGATACTCGCAATCCAACCCTATGGAACCGACCAGTATTGCAAACAAATAG
- the nifW gene encoding nitrogenase-stabilizing/protective protein NifW, which yields MTWNLDEFKKLEDAEEYFEFFKLPYDHNVVNVNRLHILKKFSQFIKEIDENYTDLSISDRLSKYREALEQAYQVFLESTPQEQKLFKVFNQKPKNVITLTEITSD from the coding sequence ATGACCTGGAATTTGGATGAATTCAAGAAGCTCGAAGATGCAGAGGAGTATTTTGAGTTTTTTAAACTTCCCTATGACCACAATGTTGTGAATGTAAACCGTCTGCATATTTTGAAAAAGTTTTCTCAATTTATCAAGGAAATTGATGAGAATTATACTGACCTCAGTATCTCAGATAGGTTAAGTAAATATCGTGAGGCTTTGGAACAAGCTTATCAGGTTTTTCTTGAATCAACCCCGCAAGAACAAAAGCTGTTCAAAGTGTTTAATCAGAAACCTAAAAATGTAATTACGCTGACAGAAATCACGTCGGATTAG
- a CDS encoding CCE_0567 family metalloprotein yields the protein MTVEELKNQIKRLNSKAGQMKMDLHDLAEGLPTDYQQLMNVASQTYEIYRQLDELKQDLKKLEQGK from the coding sequence ATGACAGTTGAGGAGCTAAAAAATCAGATAAAACGCCTTAATAGCAAAGCAGGTCAAATGAAAATGGACTTGCACGATTTGGCGGAAGGTTTGCCAACAGATTACCAACAACTGATGAATGTTGCCTCCCAGACTTATGAAATTTATCGTCAGTTAGATGAACTTAAGCAAGATCTGAAAAAACTGGAGCAGGGAAAATGA
- a CDS encoding NifX-associated nitrogen fixation protein — translation MSFTNNVNGTTSTDVLNSPFLKAIVLQIRGQDSYGVYRNWSDELILKPFIVSKQKKREISIEGEVDPVTQLRIMAFYRGIAVRIEQETGLLSQVVLDLNHEGFGWALVFSGRLLLVCKTLRDAHRFGFDSLEKLAEEGEKFVKSGVDLAKRFPEVGKI, via the coding sequence ATGAGTTTCACTAATAATGTAAATGGAACAACTTCAACCGATGTCTTAAACTCTCCTTTTCTTAAGGCAATAGTGTTACAAATCCGGGGACAAGATAGTTATGGAGTTTACCGGAATTGGTCGGATGAGTTAATTCTTAAACCCTTTATTGTTAGTAAACAAAAGAAAAGGGAAATTTCTATTGAGGGTGAAGTCGATCCGGTAACTCAGTTACGGATTATGGCGTTTTATCGAGGTATAGCTGTCCGCATTGAACAGGAAACAGGTTTGTTATCCCAAGTTGTGCTTGATTTGAACCATGAGGGATTTGGTTGGGCGCTAGTCTTTTCCGGTCGTCTTTTACTAGTTTGTAAAACATTGCGGGATGCTCATCGTTTTGGTTTTGACTCGCTGGAAAAATTAGCAGAAGAGGGAGAAAAATTCGTAAAAAGTGGTGTTGATTTGGCTAAACGTTTCCCTGAAGTAGGCAAAATTTAA
- the nifX gene encoding nitrogen fixation protein NifX codes for MKIAFTTSDRLHINAHFGWAKEIDVYEISDKGYEFLETLSFDGDLKQDGNEDKVTPKLEALADCKIVYVAAIGGSAAARLIKKGVTPVKARSEEEEIAEILNKLVETLKGNPPPWLRKALQAKPQIFEDELEEEATV; via the coding sequence ATGAAAATTGCCTTCACAACAAGTGACCGACTTCATATTAATGCTCACTTCGGCTGGGCGAAAGAAATTGATGTGTATGAAATTTCTGACAAGGGTTACGAGTTTTTAGAAACTCTTTCTTTTGATGGTGATCTTAAGCAAGATGGTAATGAGGATAAAGTCACACCAAAACTTGAAGCACTAGCTGACTGTAAGATTGTTTATGTTGCGGCAATTGGAGGTAGTGCAGCGGCTCGGTTAATTAAGAAGGGTGTGACTCCAGTTAAAGCGCGTTCTGAAGAAGAAGAAATTGCTGAAATTCTCAACAAGTTGGTGGAAACTCTGAAGGGCAATCCCCCGCCTTGGCTACGTAAAGCTTTACAGGCAAAACCCCAAATTTTTGAAGATGAGTTGGAAGAGGAAGCAACCGTATGA
- the nifN gene encoding nitrogenase iron-molybdenum cofactor biosynthesis protein NifN, whose product MAIVTVTNSSVAVNPLKLSQPLGAALALLGLKGMIPVFHGSQGCTAFAKTLLVNHFCESIPLSTTAMTEVSTILGGEENVEQAILTLAERTKPEIIGLCTTALTETRGDDMPRFLKEIRDRHPELDYLPIVLVSSPDFKGTLQDGYAAAVESIVKELAQKSDKQGPCPTEIVILPSSAFTPGDVEEIKEIVSAFGLKPIVVPDLSASLDGHLEDSYSAVTANGTTLTELREIGNSVFTLALGESMRNAAQILHERFGIPYEVFGELTGLESVDSFLQALADLSGTRVPEKYRRQRRQLQDAMLDTHFYFGCKRVSLALEPDLLWSTVHFLKSMGAEIHAAVTTTRSPVLEKLPISSVAIGDLEDFEQLAPTSDLLIGNSHTVPVANRLGIPLYRQGIPIFDRLGNGLFTKVGYRGTMQILFDIGNIFLQAEEAKIQYPGKLEVLS is encoded by the coding sequence ATGGCGATTGTGACTGTGACAAACTCATCAGTTGCTGTTAATCCACTCAAACTCAGTCAACCTTTGGGTGCTGCTTTAGCTTTGTTGGGCTTGAAGGGAATGATACCTGTATTCCACGGTTCCCAAGGCTGTACTGCTTTTGCCAAAACCCTGTTAGTGAATCATTTCTGTGAGTCAATTCCCCTTTCTACCACAGCAATGACGGAAGTTAGCACTATCTTGGGTGGGGAAGAGAATGTTGAACAGGCTATTCTCACCCTAGCCGAGAGAACAAAGCCAGAAATCATTGGTCTGTGTACGACTGCACTGACGGAAACCAGAGGGGATGATATGCCGCGATTTCTTAAGGAAATTCGCGATCGCCACCCAGAACTAGACTACTTACCGATTGTGTTAGTCTCGTCTCCTGATTTTAAGGGCACGTTGCAGGATGGGTATGCTGCTGCTGTCGAAAGTATAGTTAAGGAACTTGCCCAAAAAAGCGACAAGCAAGGCCCTTGTCCCACAGAAATCGTAATTTTGCCTAGTTCTGCCTTTACGCCTGGAGATGTAGAGGAGATAAAAGAAATTGTCAGCGCTTTTGGATTAAAGCCAATTGTCGTCCCTGATCTTTCTGCTTCACTAGATGGTCATTTAGAAGATTCTTACAGCGCCGTAACAGCCAATGGTACAACCTTAACAGAACTCCGGGAAATCGGTAATTCTGTGTTCACTTTAGCTCTAGGTGAGAGTATGCGGAACGCAGCGCAAATCTTGCATGAGCGTTTTGGCATTCCCTACGAGGTGTTTGGTGAACTGACTGGATTAGAATCGGTAGATAGTTTTTTGCAAGCATTGGCAGACCTAAGTGGTACTAGGGTACCAGAGAAATACCGCCGCCAACGTCGCCAGTTGCAAGATGCCATGCTGGATACTCACTTTTACTTTGGTTGTAAACGAGTGTCCCTAGCGCTGGAACCAGACTTACTGTGGTCAACAGTTCATTTCCTCAAATCAATGGGTGCTGAAATTCATGCAGCCGTGACAACAACTCGCTCTCCTGTGCTGGAAAAACTCCCTATCAGTAGTGTCGCCATCGGTGATTTAGAAGACTTTGAGCAATTAGCACCTACGTCTGACTTGCTTATTGGTAACTCCCACACAGTTCCTGTAGCCAATCGATTAGGAATTCCTCTTTATCGTCAAGGCATTCCTATTTTTGACCGCTTGGGTAATGGTCTGTTTACTAAAGTTGGTTACCGAGGCACAATGCAGATTTTGTTTGATATTGGGAACATTTTTTTGCAAGCTGAGGAAGCGAAAATTCAGTACCCGGGAAAGTTAGAGGTTTTGAGTTAG
- the nifE gene encoding nitrogenase iron-molybdenum cofactor biosynthesis protein NifE, giving the protein MKITQNKINELLTQPGCEHNKSKHGDKKNKSCTQQPKPGAAQGGCAFDGAMIALVPITDAAHLVHGPIACSGNSWGSRGSFSSGPRLYKTGFTTDLDETDVIFGGTKKLYKAILEVEKRYKPPAVFVYSTCVTALIGEDIDAVCKTAAQKTGTPVIPVNAPGFIGSKNFGNRLAGEALLEYVVGTVEPEYTTPLDINLIGEYNIAGEMWNVLPLFEKLGIRVLAKITGDARYKEICSAHRAKLNVMICSKALLNMATKMEERYGIPYIEESFYGVEDMNRCLRNVAAKLGDADLQERTEKLIAEETAALDVALASYREKLKGKRVVLYTGGVKSWSMISAAKDLGMEVVATSTRKSTEEDKAKIKKLLGQDGIMLEQESPKELLRIIKETQADMLIAGGRNQYTALKARIPFLHINQERHHPYAGYEGMLEMARELYEALYSPVWEQVRKPAPWEKEEMGNGEDISSSTADSLLQEVR; this is encoded by the coding sequence ATGAAAATCACCCAAAATAAAATTAACGAGTTGCTAACTCAGCCTGGGTGCGAACACAATAAAAGCAAGCATGGAGACAAGAAAAACAAGTCTTGCACGCAACAACCCAAACCCGGAGCCGCTCAAGGAGGTTGTGCTTTTGATGGTGCAATGATTGCCCTAGTACCCATTACCGATGCTGCTCATTTAGTCCACGGACCGATCGCTTGCTCTGGTAACTCTTGGGGAAGTCGCGGTAGTTTCTCTTCTGGTCCAAGGCTGTACAAAACAGGCTTTACCACTGATTTAGATGAAACCGATGTCATCTTCGGTGGAACGAAAAAGCTGTACAAAGCCATTCTGGAAGTAGAAAAACGCTACAAACCCCCTGCTGTTTTTGTTTACTCCACCTGCGTCACCGCCCTCATTGGTGAGGATATAGATGCTGTTTGCAAAACTGCTGCCCAGAAAACAGGAACTCCTGTGATCCCTGTTAATGCCCCTGGATTCATCGGTAGCAAGAATTTTGGGAACCGCCTTGCTGGTGAAGCTTTGTTGGAATATGTTGTAGGTACAGTTGAACCTGAATATACCACACCATTAGACATCAACCTCATCGGTGAGTACAACATTGCGGGTGAGATGTGGAACGTTTTGCCACTGTTTGAGAAATTAGGTATTCGAGTTTTGGCAAAAATTACAGGTGATGCTCGCTACAAGGAAATCTGTTCCGCTCACCGTGCCAAACTCAACGTCATGATTTGCTCCAAAGCACTACTCAATATGGCAACAAAGATGGAGGAGCGCTACGGTATCCCCTATATTGAGGAGTCTTTCTACGGTGTAGAAGACATGAACCGCTGTCTGCGGAACGTTGCTGCAAAGTTGGGTGACGCCGACTTGCAAGAGCGCACAGAAAAGCTCATTGCTGAAGAAACTGCTGCTCTGGATGTGGCTTTAGCTTCCTATCGCGAGAAACTCAAAGGAAAACGTGTTGTCCTTTATACTGGTGGTGTGAAAAGCTGGTCGATGATTTCGGCGGCTAAGGACTTGGGAATGGAAGTGGTTGCTACCAGTACCAGGAAAAGTACTGAGGAGGATAAAGCAAAAATCAAGAAGTTGCTTGGTCAGGATGGCATCATGCTTGAACAAGAGAGTCCCAAGGAACTTTTGCGGATCATCAAGGAAACGCAAGCTGATATGTTGATTGCTGGGGGTCGAAATCAATACACTGCTTTGAAAGCTCGGATTCCTTTCCTACATATAAATCAGGAACGCCATCATCCGTATGCAGGCTATGAAGGAATGCTGGAAATGGCACGAGAACTGTATGAAGCCCTTTATAGCCCTGTATGGGAGCAAGTACGCAAGCCTGCACCGTGGGAGAAAGAGGAGATGGGGAATGGAGAAGACATCTCCTCGTCTACCGCAGACTCTCTGTTACAGGAGGTGAGATGA
- a CDS encoding Mo-dependent nitrogenase C-terminal domain-containing protein has translation MKTITHNHTHSNHHSPTYNKSNTLDIFYPLRRLVDGTQVKNARLAHLICQVIPCCCPFERNIKLFGRTFHIPALCKLNPLYDNFVGLRFRALSYLADECREDVTKYIC, from the coding sequence ATGAAAACTATAACTCACAATCATACTCATTCAAATCACCATTCACCTACGTATAACAAATCAAACACATTGGATATTTTCTATCCTTTGCGTCGTCTGGTGGATGGAACTCAAGTAAAAAATGCTCGACTTGCTCATCTTATTTGCCAAGTAATTCCTTGCTGTTGTCCCTTTGAGCGAAACATTAAATTGTTTGGGCGTACCTTCCATATTCCTGCACTGTGTAAACTCAATCCCCTGTACGACAATTTTGTGGGATTACGTTTTCGAGCATTATCTTACCTAGCTGATGAGTGTAGAGAGGATGTTACAAAATACATTTGCTAG